A part of Leptospira congkakensis genomic DNA contains:
- a CDS encoding prepilin-type cleavage/methylation domain-containing protein: MQKPLLNNQIRSAFTLFEVTIAMAMAAMVMTYTYSLIAEGISYQKKAVLLANAVHLAKIKMAQVDSSTTMQTDTSRGSIEAFPGYTFETEIKEEEMDLLKLAGGPNAEALRNKAPKDMLGDKDVGFSDLMKKRGQKKSFETGGVLKVFRVKVSIFFMDGNKKETYSVETFRSTKY; encoded by the coding sequence ATGCAAAAACCCCTCCTAAATAATCAAATTCGTTCTGCCTTCACTCTTTTTGAAGTCACGATCGCAATGGCAATGGCCGCTATGGTAATGACTTATACTTATTCACTGATTGCGGAAGGAATTTCGTATCAAAAGAAGGCCGTATTACTTGCCAATGCAGTTCATTTAGCAAAAATCAAAATGGCCCAAGTGGATTCTTCCACAACTATGCAAACGGATACCTCTCGTGGTTCCATCGAAGCATTTCCAGGATATACATTCGAAACAGAAATCAAAGAAGAAGAAATGGATCTACTGAAACTTGCCGGTGGACCAAATGCAGAAGCCCTTCGTAATAAAGCACCAAAAGATATGTTAGGTGATAAAGATGTCGGTTTTAGTGACCTCATGAAAAAAAGGGGCCAGAAAAAAAGTTTTGAAACTGGTGGGGTATTAAAAGTATTTCGAGTGAAAGTTTCCATTTTTTTTATGGATGGAAACAAAAAAGAAACCTATAGTGTAGAAACATTTAGGAGTACGAAATACTAA
- a CDS encoding type II secretion system protein translates to MIIQQLSDKISVLKTKRKLRDGLTLIEIAVVISILGLIMVIVGGTLRNLIIPSTEDIAVKLQESFKFGYNKAQLTNQAVLFQYEFEKREYQFFLLKREEGGLEEEAILKKVTLPFYSKIVSVRDIGGKPKSEGKIRIVFTPQGTTTDLFLYVGSDTEIKRTIQIYRYGGKIKIHKTEYFPEPETNQIQKISYGLDERDEQVDSNAKTPPK, encoded by the coding sequence ATGATTATCCAGCAGCTTTCCGATAAAATATCGGTTTTGAAAACCAAGCGGAAGTTACGCGATGGTCTCACTCTGATTGAGATCGCCGTTGTAATTTCCATTCTTGGATTGATTATGGTGATTGTGGGAGGAACCCTCCGCAATCTCATCATTCCTTCTACTGAAGATATCGCTGTTAAGTTACAGGAATCTTTTAAATTCGGATACAACAAAGCCCAACTCACCAACCAAGCCGTTTTATTTCAATATGAGTTTGAAAAAAGGGAATACCAATTTTTTCTCTTAAAAAGAGAGGAAGGTGGATTAGAGGAAGAAGCAATATTAAAAAAAGTGACCCTTCCTTTTTACTCAAAAATTGTCAGCGTACGGGACATTGGTGGCAAACCCAAATCAGAAGGGAAAATTAGAATTGTGTTCACACCGCAAGGAACTACTACCGATTTATTTTTGTATGTAGGTTCAGATACTGAAATCAAAAGAACCATTCAAATTTATAGGTATGGTGGAAAAATCAAAATCCATAAAACAGAATATTTTCCTGAACCCGAAACAAACCAAATTCAAAAAATTTCCTATGGGTTAGATGAACGAGATGAACAGGTTGATTCCAATGCAAAAACCCCTCCTAAATAA
- a CDS encoding type II secretion system protein GspG encodes MKTKGKHRKIREGLTLIEITVVMLILGSLMAILYSSIGNRGEGEKKLKLKNDSAVLKTALERYLEVYDKYPSEEQGLQALIEKPDDDKIGDDYEPIIREKAVLKDPWKTAYVLKFEGAVPQILTLGEDKKEGGEGKNKDFNILSPDDYPAAFR; translated from the coding sequence ATGAAAACTAAAGGGAAACACAGAAAGATTCGCGAGGGACTTACCTTGATTGAGATTACCGTGGTAATGCTGATTTTAGGTTCACTTATGGCGATTCTTTACTCCAGTATCGGAAACCGGGGTGAAGGCGAAAAAAAACTGAAACTTAAAAATGATAGCGCTGTTCTCAAAACGGCACTGGAACGTTACTTAGAAGTGTATGATAAATATCCTTCAGAAGAACAAGGTTTACAGGCTTTGATCGAAAAACCAGATGACGACAAAATTGGTGATGATTACGAACCAATCATTCGTGAAAAGGCAGTTCTAAAAGATCCATGGAAAACGGCATATGTTTTGAAGTTTGAAGGAGCTGTTCCTCAAATTCTTACTTTGGGTGAAGACAAAAAAGAAGGTGGAGAAGGAAAAAACAAAGATTTTAATATCCTTTCACCGGATGATTATCCAGCAGCTTTCCGATAA
- a CDS encoding type II secretion system F family protein has product MPLFTYVAFNRKGKEEKNIIDAPNLQAARNKLKAKGLYVRSIQEDREKEERELFPFLSKLLYRIPRKEVGLFCKQLGTLLGAGIPLDKCLLSIIDQVENIYFKKVLIEMRADITEGMSLSESMKKHKTVFPDQYPSLISVGESTGNYENTLHRLAELEEKSSELKSKVQVAMIYPMIMGLLSLGVSIFLLVVVIPQIEQLFASFDAKLPLLTRSVIFLSYVLTNYWFFILGAIAGGFLGFLKWKSGGEGKKTWDKFLLRLPVIGTLLRKILVSNFARNLSILLLNRVPLIVSLNIVSDVVGHTVFKEEIESAIVKIKEGGKLSDSLQGSQVLPQMVLGMLSAGEASDKVPEMMNKLSEIYESEVDTAIKSLTQSLEPMMIIVMGGIIFTIMAAIMTPMYKLTQEIQGM; this is encoded by the coding sequence ATGCCATTATTTACGTACGTTGCATTCAACAGAAAAGGCAAAGAAGAAAAAAATATCATCGATGCCCCTAATCTTCAGGCGGCGCGTAACAAACTAAAGGCGAAGGGTCTGTATGTTCGCTCCATCCAAGAAGACCGTGAAAAAGAAGAGAGAGAACTTTTCCCATTTTTATCGAAGTTATTATACCGAATCCCAAGAAAAGAAGTCGGACTATTTTGTAAACAATTGGGAACATTACTTGGAGCCGGCATACCTCTTGATAAATGTTTGCTTTCTATCATTGACCAAGTCGAAAACATCTACTTCAAAAAAGTTTTGATTGAAATGCGAGCGGACATCACGGAAGGGATGAGCCTTTCTGAGTCCATGAAAAAACACAAAACTGTTTTTCCTGACCAATATCCTAGTTTGATTTCCGTGGGTGAATCAACGGGGAATTATGAGAACACCTTGCACCGGTTAGCAGAACTCGAGGAAAAATCCTCTGAGTTAAAATCCAAAGTGCAAGTTGCCATGATTTACCCCATGATTATGGGTTTACTTTCTCTTGGTGTATCCATTTTCCTTCTTGTTGTCGTGATCCCACAAATTGAACAGTTGTTTGCTTCCTTTGATGCCAAACTTCCGCTACTCACAAGAAGTGTGATCTTCTTATCTTATGTTTTAACCAATTACTGGTTTTTTATTTTGGGAGCCATTGCCGGTGGATTTCTCGGATTTCTGAAATGGAAAAGTGGCGGTGAAGGAAAAAAAACTTGGGACAAATTTCTTTTAAGATTACCAGTGATTGGCACCTTACTTCGCAAAATCCTGGTTTCCAATTTTGCTAGGAATCTATCCATTTTGCTTTTGAACAGAGTCCCCCTCATTGTTTCTTTGAACATTGTTTCTGACGTCGTAGGACACACTGTTTTTAAGGAAGAAATTGAATCAGCCATAGTCAAAATAAAGGAAGGGGGAAAACTTTCTGATTCTTTACAAGGATCACAAGTCCTTCCGCAAATGGTTCTCGGGATGTTAAGTGCAGGGGAAGCCTCTGATAAAGTCCCCGAAATGATGAATAAACTCTCGGAAATCTATGAATCCGAGGTGGATACGGCAATAAAATCTTTGACCCAATCATTAGAACCAATGATGATCATTGTAATGGGTGGAATTATTTTTACTATCATGGCGGCCATTATGACGCCAATGTACAAACTAACTCAAGAAATCCAGGGGATGTAG
- the gspE gene encoding type II secretion system ATPase GspE — MRKSLGQILLEDGILTVKDLEDISKQQEKTNLPITHIIQKKGLASETDILKALAKLHRMEFIDKLEFVASEDVFGKIPLKLVQRSKIVPVSVKGKKVVVATSDPTDLHPMDDMRSFLKGYEIQFVLATENEIMRIIHSQFDKTTAEAKEMMDEMDGSFGDLSDAFESDALDLSNEAPIIKMVNVILSQAVSERASDIHVEPFEKSVVVRYRVDGVLQKVLNPPKSYLAGISTRIKIMSNLNIAENRLPQDGRIKLRLAGKDVDVRVSIIPCQFGERIVMRILNKTDQKYSIETMGFNKEILNDFKNLIYKPYGIILVTGPTGSGKSTTLYSALSEINTEERNIITCEDPVEYQMDGISQMQMNEKIGLTFAAGLRSILRQDPDVVMVGEIRDEETARIAIQASLTGHLVFSTLHTNDASSAVTRLVDMGIEPYLITSSVLGFMAQRLVRVICKDCKTSYKPTDKDLAGLGIQRKELKNGVLYRGKGCSSCLNSGYKGRTGLYELLTMNDEIKRAILQGADANRIKEIALKNGLSTLQDYGKYKVIEGVTTPEEVLRVS, encoded by the coding sequence ATGAGAAAGAGTTTAGGACAAATTCTATTAGAAGATGGGATCCTTACAGTAAAGGATCTCGAAGATATTTCCAAACAACAGGAAAAAACCAATCTTCCCATCACTCATATCATCCAAAAAAAAGGTCTCGCTTCCGAAACAGACATTCTCAAAGCATTGGCAAAACTTCATCGAATGGAGTTTATCGACAAACTTGAGTTTGTTGCCAGTGAAGATGTTTTTGGGAAAATCCCCTTAAAACTTGTCCAACGATCCAAAATTGTTCCCGTCTCAGTCAAAGGCAAAAAAGTAGTAGTTGCCACTTCTGACCCAACGGACCTCCATCCCATGGATGATATGAGGTCCTTTCTCAAAGGATATGAAATCCAATTCGTTCTCGCTACCGAAAACGAAATTATGAGAATCATCCACTCTCAGTTCGACAAAACCACCGCCGAAGCCAAAGAGATGATGGATGAGATGGATGGGAGTTTTGGTGATCTCTCTGATGCCTTTGAATCCGATGCTTTAGATCTATCAAACGAAGCCCCCATCATTAAGATGGTAAACGTTATTTTATCTCAAGCTGTCTCTGAAAGAGCATCCGATATTCACGTCGAGCCATTCGAAAAATCAGTTGTGGTTCGGTATCGTGTGGATGGGGTTTTACAAAAAGTATTAAATCCACCTAAATCCTATTTGGCGGGAATTTCCACTCGTATCAAAATCATGTCGAATTTGAACATTGCGGAAAACCGTTTACCACAAGATGGTAGGATCAAACTCAGGTTGGCTGGAAAGGACGTGGATGTCCGGGTTTCCATCATTCCATGTCAATTTGGGGAACGTATTGTAATGCGTATCCTAAACAAAACAGACCAAAAGTATTCTATCGAAACCATGGGTTTTAATAAAGAAATCTTAAATGACTTCAAAAACTTAATTTATAAACCCTATGGAATTATTTTAGTCACAGGTCCTACTGGATCTGGTAAATCGACAACTCTCTATTCCGCACTTTCCGAAATTAATACAGAAGAACGAAATATCATCACTTGCGAAGATCCGGTGGAATACCAAATGGATGGAATTTCGCAGATGCAAATGAACGAAAAAATTGGCTTAACGTTTGCAGCGGGTTTACGTTCCATCCTTCGTCAAGATCCGGATGTGGTAATGGTAGGGGAGATCCGCGATGAGGAAACGGCAAGAATTGCCATCCAAGCATCCCTCACTGGTCACTTAGTATTTTCAACTCTCCACACCAATGATGCATCCTCAGCCGTGACAAGGCTTGTGGATATGGGAATCGAACCTTATCTTATCACAAGTTCCGTGTTAGGTTTTATGGCACAACGACTGGTGCGAGTGATTTGTAAGGATTGTAAAACCAGTTACAAACCCACTGACAAAGATTTAGCGGGTCTTGGAATCCAAAGAAAGGAACTAAAAAATGGTGTTTTGTATCGTGGGAAAGGATGTTCTTCCTGTCTAAATTCTGGGTACAAAGGACGAACTGGTTTGTATGAACTTCTCACCATGAACGATGAAATCAAACGTGCCATTTTGCAGGGTGCTGATGCTAATCGCATTAAAGAAATCGCTTTGAAAAATGGTCTTTCTACTTTGCAAGATTACGGCAAATATAAGGTAATTGAGGGTGTCACAACCCCAGAAGAAGTCCTTCGGGTATCTTAA
- the gspD gene encoding type II secretion system secretin GspD, which translates to MRNRLPLVVLSICLYVFATPGFSQEKGKQPKAKSSPEPASFTADWRDTELKDFLMGMSAIIKRNILIDDAVKGKKITIISQKRVKIEDAYGFMKSVLETQGFGLIEENDLIKVVKIKDALAKSPVVRIGKEPVSESEVSLNKTITQIVPLEFSNAIELEPILKRVTSQDTDIIIPKNQNTLIFSGSTSDINKLLKLVDNLDVRADGPGSISSAGDIHIYTLEYNEAEKLAAILVKLDMPDAPVAPAQGPPGEPGPDGKPPQPQQPVAQAAKIPGKQDKIKAVAHKESNSLIVTATPQEWEEIKKIIKILDTARKQVLLEVLIVELSSTDLNDFGIDWRYQELAYGQFNTGLAATGGVIDKNGRPTNVNTLSGFSLGFIRRGGQQIIGILNANSTNENFNVLSAPQILTLDNQEAEINVGQDVPVRTQNRNAGLGGDNAVTVANFEYRPTGIKLKFTPHINKNNRITLDLYQEIKNVAGISSEATGGNPTFNKRDIKTTIVVDNIQTIVIGGLLSNDKQKKVQKIPILGEIPLLGTLFRRTTNQNRKTNLMVFLTPHILDDRDKSDRITIQKKNEQERMVDEREKKLR; encoded by the coding sequence ATGAGAAATCGTCTTCCTTTAGTTGTACTCAGTATTTGCCTTTATGTATTTGCGACACCTGGCTTTTCCCAAGAGAAAGGGAAACAACCCAAAGCTAAATCTTCCCCAGAACCAGCTAGTTTTACTGCTGATTGGCGCGATACAGAACTCAAAGATTTTTTAATGGGGATGAGTGCTATCATCAAAAGAAACATTCTCATTGATGATGCGGTGAAAGGAAAAAAAATCACTATCATTTCTCAGAAACGAGTCAAGATCGAAGATGCTTACGGATTTATGAAATCCGTTTTGGAAACACAAGGGTTTGGTCTGATTGAAGAAAATGATCTCATCAAAGTAGTTAAAATCAAAGATGCACTTGCCAAGTCACCGGTGGTTCGTATTGGAAAAGAACCTGTCTCTGAATCAGAAGTATCACTGAATAAAACAATCACTCAAATTGTTCCCTTAGAATTTTCGAATGCCATTGAATTGGAACCCATTTTAAAACGAGTTACCTCACAAGACACAGATATCATCATTCCCAAAAACCAAAACACTTTGATTTTTTCAGGATCTACATCTGATATTAACAAGTTACTCAAGTTAGTTGATAATTTGGATGTTCGAGCTGATGGCCCAGGTTCCATTTCCTCTGCGGGTGATATTCATATTTATACTTTAGAATACAATGAAGCAGAAAAGCTGGCTGCCATTTTAGTAAAGTTGGATATGCCTGATGCGCCAGTGGCACCTGCACAAGGACCACCAGGGGAACCTGGTCCCGATGGCAAACCTCCGCAACCACAACAACCAGTGGCGCAAGCAGCCAAAATTCCTGGCAAACAAGATAAAATCAAAGCGGTGGCTCATAAAGAATCCAACTCACTCATTGTGACGGCTACTCCCCAAGAATGGGAAGAAATCAAAAAAATCATAAAAATTTTAGATACTGCCAGAAAACAAGTGTTACTTGAGGTTCTGATTGTTGAGTTAAGTTCTACTGACCTCAACGACTTTGGTATCGATTGGCGTTACCAGGAGTTGGCTTATGGACAGTTTAACACTGGTCTTGCGGCTACAGGTGGGGTGATTGATAAAAATGGTCGGCCCACAAATGTAAACACACTCTCTGGATTTTCCCTCGGGTTCATTCGCCGTGGGGGCCAACAGATCATTGGTATTTTAAACGCAAACTCAACCAATGAAAATTTTAATGTATTGTCTGCTCCTCAGATTTTGACTTTGGACAACCAGGAAGCAGAAATCAATGTGGGGCAAGACGTTCCCGTTAGAACCCAAAACCGTAATGCTGGTCTTGGTGGGGACAACGCTGTTACCGTTGCCAACTTTGAATACCGCCCAACAGGGATTAAACTCAAATTCACACCGCATATCAATAAAAATAACCGCATCACTCTGGATCTTTACCAGGAGATTAAAAACGTAGCAGGGATTTCTTCGGAAGCTACGGGGGGAAACCCGACATTTAACAAACGAGATATCAAAACAACCATCGTTGTAGACAATATCCAAACCATTGTGATTGGGGGATTACTTTCCAATGACAAACAAAAGAAAGTCCAAAAGATCCCAATTTTAGGGGAGATTCCGTTACTCGGAACCTTATTCCGTAGAACCACAAATCAAAATCGTAAAACAAATTTGATGGTATTTTTAACTCCGCACATTCTAGACGACCGAGATAAGTCAGACCGTATCACCATCCAAAAGAAAAATGAACAAGAAAGGATGGTCGACGAACGAGAAAAGAAATTACGATGA
- a CDS encoding general secretion pathway protein GspC, whose translation MNLILQRIQSSQFLTLIPAVLLFSFSLAYLLKLVLLLLFSTETGISVASNTRPKQMRQEVILAVSTYEDVVTGNLIRGQVYDPNDATKRGADGTPLDPEIAQDNGDDDQMLLTGTLSGHWSFARATIREKQNNDSEEYGTGEMVGGYKVQAIEQHYVVLKKGGLSLRVNIGETPAQAKERIRPKDAAAISNLGPSSQTVQKVLSREDVNRKLKDPNTIYKNARFGPHLVDGKIEGYKIYQVAKDHVFYSLGARGGDIIKRVNGMPLNETEKMLEIWGSIKQAPKITVDLERQGKIITYEFIIRN comes from the coding sequence ATGAATTTAATCCTTCAAAGAATCCAGTCGAGTCAGTTTTTGACGTTGATTCCGGCAGTTTTACTCTTTTCCTTTTCTCTTGCTTACCTATTAAAGTTAGTACTTTTACTTTTGTTTTCCACAGAAACTGGAATCAGCGTTGCTAGTAACACTCGTCCCAAACAAATGCGCCAAGAAGTAATCTTGGCCGTTAGCACTTATGAAGATGTCGTTACAGGAAATCTCATTCGTGGTCAGGTTTATGACCCTAACGATGCCACCAAACGTGGGGCAGATGGGACACCGCTCGACCCAGAAATTGCTCAGGACAATGGCGACGATGACCAAATGTTATTGACTGGGACATTGTCTGGACACTGGTCTTTTGCTCGGGCTACCATCCGCGAAAAACAAAACAACGATTCCGAAGAATATGGAACGGGCGAGATGGTCGGCGGTTATAAAGTCCAGGCCATCGAACAACATTATGTGGTTCTAAAAAAGGGTGGTCTTAGCCTACGAGTGAATATTGGCGAAACTCCGGCCCAAGCGAAGGAAAGGATTCGGCCGAAAGATGCCGCAGCCATTTCTAATTTAGGACCATCCAGCCAAACGGTTCAAAAAGTTCTTTCCCGTGAGGACGTGAATCGCAAATTGAAAGACCCGAATACTATCTATAAAAATGCAAGGTTTGGCCCTCATTTGGTAGACGGAAAGATCGAGGGTTACAAGATCTATCAGGTGGCTAAAGACCATGTGTTTTATTCCCTCGGTGCTCGCGGTGGGGATATCATCAAACGTGTCAATGGTATGCCGCTGAACGAAACAGAGAAAATGTTGGAAATTTGGGGTTCGATCAAACAAGCTCCGAAAATTACAGTGGATTTAGAGAGACAAGGCAAAATAATCACATATGAATTTATCATTCGGAATTAA
- a CDS encoding peptidoglycan DD-metalloendopeptidase family protein: MSQVVRFHSFFVSGSRFFPSKPDILFVKISRLATISLLVLFGTTLTANPFQKIHSEINESLPGGESGMFRLFGSQTQDAEIHKLFSVGVNTSGEEEEVELASLDLPKYIDVSPVVSNTVVHESGIILKKYIVQKKDNLSKIARSFSIELAKLKKHNGLSNDQLKIGQVLEVPVQVKNASSSRVVLKKIFILPVPQSRVTSRYGRRVDPFNKYNRVYHTGLDLAAKVGAPVLSSADGEVVFTGRNGGYGNSVTIQHKNGYKTVYAHCSQILVEVGETVKMGRVVALVGRTGTATGAHLHFEVFRNGKIMNPESALSITEKQVTRLPKSEVAGM, encoded by the coding sequence TTCCCCTCGAAACCCGATATTTTATTTGTGAAGATTTCCCGATTGGCAACAATTTCTCTTTTGGTTCTTTTTGGGACCACTCTAACGGCCAATCCATTTCAAAAAATACATTCAGAAATCAATGAATCTCTTCCTGGTGGCGAATCCGGAATGTTTCGCCTATTTGGTTCCCAAACGCAAGATGCGGAAATCCACAAATTGTTTTCTGTGGGTGTCAATACCTCTGGTGAAGAGGAAGAAGTCGAACTTGCTTCCCTCGACTTACCAAAATACATCGATGTTTCTCCTGTTGTGAGTAATACAGTCGTCCACGAATCCGGTATCATCTTAAAAAAATATATAGTCCAAAAAAAAGACAATCTATCAAAGATTGCCCGTTCCTTTTCGATCGAATTGGCTAAATTAAAAAAACACAATGGGCTTTCCAATGACCAATTAAAAATTGGCCAAGTTTTGGAAGTTCCAGTCCAAGTTAAGAATGCTTCTTCTTCGAGAGTTGTTTTGAAAAAGATTTTTATTCTGCCTGTCCCACAAAGTCGTGTTACCTCAAGGTATGGTCGACGTGTGGATCCTTTTAATAAATACAATCGAGTGTATCATACGGGTCTTGATCTTGCGGCAAAAGTTGGGGCTCCTGTCCTTTCGTCGGCAGATGGGGAAGTTGTTTTTACGGGTCGTAATGGTGGGTATGGAAATTCGGTCACCATCCAACATAAAAATGGTTATAAAACAGTTTACGCCCATTGTTCACAGATTTTAGTTGAGGTTGGGGAAACGGTGAAGATGGGTCGTGTGGTTGCCCTTGTCGGAAGGACAGGAACAGCAACAGGAGCACATCTGCATTTTGAAGTGTTTCGAAACGGGAAAATTATGAATCCTGAATCGGCTCTTAGCATCACGGAAAAACAAGTCACCCGACTTCCTAAATCTGAAGTAGCCGGAATGTAA